Proteins encoded together in one Coffea arabica cultivar ET-39 chromosome 2c, Coffea Arabica ET-39 HiFi, whole genome shotgun sequence window:
- the LOC113726661 gene encoding uncharacterized protein, translating into MNKLLNKVRNLDAYPKINEDFFSRTLSGGVITLVSSIVMLLLFISELRLYLHTVTETKLVVDTSRGGKLHINFDVTFPAIRCSLLSLDAMDISGEEHLDIRHDIFKKRIDSYGNVIEVRQDKIGAPKVEKPLQRHGGRLEHNETYCGSCYGAELSDDDCCNSCEEVREAYRKKGWGLTNVDLIDQCRREGFIQQIKDEEGEGCNIHGSLEVNRVAGNFHFTLGKSFHQSNVHVHDLLALSTESYNISHKINKLAFGDSIPGVVNPLDGVHWEHETPNGMHQYFIKVVPTIYTDIRGRSIESNQFSVTEHFKSSEAGHSRTLPGVFFFYDLSPIKVTYKEDHASFLHFMTHICAIVGGIFTIAGIVDALIYHGQKALKKKMEIGKFS; encoded by the exons ATGAATAAATTATTGAATAAAGTACGGAACTTGGATGCTTACCCGAAGATCAATGAGGATTTTTTCAGCCGTACGCTCTCCGGTGGTGTTATCACTCTTGTTTCCTCCATCGTTATGCTCTTGCTCTTCATCTCCGAGCTCA GGCTATATCTCCATACTGTTACAGAAACCAAGCTTGTAGTGGACACTTCAAGGGGAGGAAAACTACATATCAAT TTTGATGTCACTTTTCCTGCCATTCGGTGTTCATTACTTAGTCTTGATGCCATGGATATCAGCGGGGAGGAACATCTGGACATA AGACATGACATATTCAAGAAGAGAATCGATTCTTATGGTAATGTGATTGAAGTCAGACAGGATAAAATTGGTGCTCCTAAG GTTGAGAAGCCTTTACAAAGACATGGTGGCCGGCTAGAGCACAATGAGACCTATTGCGGTTCATGTTATGGAGCAGAACTG tCAGATGATGATTGTTGTAATTCATGTGAAGAAGTTCGTGAGGCTTACCGTAAAAAAGGTTGGGGGTTGACAAATGTGGATTTGATCGACCAG TGCAGAAGAGAAGGTTTTATTCAACAGattaaagatgaagaaggtgaaggatGCAATATTCATGGATCTTTGGAGGTTAATAGAGTggctggaaattttcattttacccTTGGTAAAAGCTTTCATCAGTCAAATGTTCATGTGCATGATTTGCTGGCTTTATCTACAGAGAGTTATAAT ATAAGCCACAAAATTAATAAGCTAGCCTTTGGAGATTCTATTCCTGGAGTCGTAAACCCACTAGATGG AGTGCACTGGGAGCATGAAACACCAAATGGAATGCATCAGTATTTTATTAAG GTGGTTCCCACTATATATACTGATATTAGAGGCCGTAGTATTGAGTCAAATCAG TTCTCGGTGACAGAGCATTTTAAGAGCTCAGAAGCGGGTCATTCTCGTACACTTCCTGGGGTTTTCTTCTTTTATGACCTTTCTCCTATTAAG GTGACATACAAGGAGGATCATGCATCtttcttacacttcatgaccCATATTTGTGCAATTGTTGGAG gTATCTTCACAATTGCTGGAATAGTAGATGCATTGATTTACCATGGTCAAAAGGCATTGAAGAAAAAGATGGAAATCGGAAAATTCAGCTAA
- the LOC113726659 gene encoding uncharacterized protein — protein MLGEKDSPKKPYGTNCSNNGNIKNKKKKKRGGSKRKLSLEQTVAYKSVSEWVFLDNSANSSSAAEIIDDFGVVHWNHPKERLVFDFHCHSIHSDGFLSPTKLVERAHQNGVKVLALTDHDTLSGIPEAQEAAFRFGIKIIPGVEVSTVFYPRGETGSEEPVHILAYYSVCGPTRIEELEKLLLGIRNGRFLRAKSMVSKLNKLKLPLKWEHITKIAGTGVAPGRLHVARALVEAGHVENLKQAFSRYLYDGGPAYSTGSEPNAEEAVELICKTGGVAVLAHPWALKNPVAVIRRLTEAGLHGIETYRSDGKLAVYSDLADAYGLAKLGGSDYHGRDGQHESDLGSVSLPMSSVHEFLKVARPIWFKAIVDILEKYVKDPNDANFHFITKFEKIRLRKGISAFSSASDLINHLLSLWLTKEERLNPELEAIKLKLSALSVSHAQPETDAARTK, from the exons atGTTGGGTGAAAAAGATAGCCCAAAGAAACCGTATGGCACCAATTGCTCTAATAATGGcaacataaaaaacaaaaagaagaagaagagaggtgGTAGCAAGAGAAAATTGAGTCTTGAACAAACTGTAGCATATAAATCCGTAAGTGAATGGGTCTTCTTGGACAATTCTGCGAATTCATCATCTGCCGCTGAAATTATTGATGACTTTGGGGTGGTGCACTGGAATCATCCAAAGGAGAGGCTGGTCTTTGACTTTCACTGTCATTCGATTCACAGTGATGGGTTCTTATCACCGACCAAGCTTGTTGAAAGAGCCCATCAAAATGGG GTGAAAGTTCTTGCTTTGACAGATCATGATACACTGTCTGGTATACCTGAAGCCCAGGAAGCAGCTTTCAGATTTGGGATCAAGATTATTCCAGGAGTTGAAGTTAGCACAGTTTTCTATCCAAG AGGAGAGACAGGATCAGAAGAACCAGTTCATATTCTCGCATACTATAGTGTGTGTGGACCAACAAGGATAGAGGAATTAGAGAAGCTGCTACTTGGTATAAGGAATGGACGTTTCCTTCGTGCAAAGAGCATGGTttcaaaattaaacaaattgaAGCTGCCTCTCAAGTGGGAGCACATAACCAAGATTGCAGGCACAGGGGTTGCTCCTGGTAGGCTGCATGTTGCTCGTGCTTTGGTTGAAGCAGGCCATGTAGAGAACCTAAAACAGGCCTTTTCAAGATATCTTTACGATGGTGGACCTGCTTATTCTAC GGGAAGTGAGCCAAATGCAGAGGAAGCAGTTGAACTGATATGTAAAACAGGAGGTGTTGCAGTTCTGGCACATCCCTGGGCACTAAAAAACCCAGTGGCTGTGATTAGGAGGCTAACAGAAGCAGGCTTGCATGGAATAGAAACTTACAGAAGTGATGGGAAACTGGCAG TTTACAGCGACCTTGCTGATGCATATGGTCTTGCGAAGCTTGGAGGATCAGATTACCATGGGAGAGATGGACAGCATGAGTCTGATCTGGGGAGTGTGAGCCTTCCGATGTCGTCGGTTCATGAATTTCTTAAGGTTGCCCGCCCAATTTGGTTCAAGGCTATTGTGGATATCTTGGAAAAATATGTCAAAGATCCCAATgatgcaaattttcattttataaccaagtttgagaaaataagGCTGCGTAAGGGTATTTCTGCTTTTAGTTCTGCCAGTGACTTGATTAACCATTTGTTATCATTGTGGCTGACAAAGGAAGAGAGACTGAATCCAGAGCTTGAGGCTATCAAGCTAAAGCTCTCCGCTCTTTCAGTCAGTCACGCACAGCCTGAGACTGATGCTGCAAGAACAAAGTAA